From Pandoraea vervacti, the proteins below share one genomic window:
- the secD gene encoding protein translocase subunit SecD codes for MNRYPLWKYIVILVALAIGVLYTLPNLFGETPAVQISSVKATVKVDPSTLSRAEDALKAQNIAYNGAVFDSTGNNPSVRIRFADTDTQLRAKDLLQTALNTDATDPTYVVALNLLSASPGWLTSIHALPMYLGLDLRGGVHFLLQVDMAGAITKRLDAAAADARTLLRDKNIRHNGVTRTDNGIEAAFSSQADADRARGALTDGLPDLSYTTQAGPNGTFKVVGAFTEVARRSVQDNAVKQNIVTLHNRVNELGVAEPVIQQEGPDRIVVQLPGVQDTAKAKDIIGRTATLEARLADPDAPRVISADTPVPPQDELFLHGNGAPVMLKRQVIFSGDRITSASAGFDDHQQPSVNIKLDAAGGRVLRDVSRDNIGKPMAIVLFEKGKGEVLTVANIRSELGQSFQITGMGSAQNANDLALLLRAGSLAAPMEIIEERTIGPSLGADNVQKGVDSVLYGLIAIAVFMMMYYMLFGVFSVIALLFNLLLLVAVLSMMQATLTLPGIAAIALTLGMAIDANVLINERIREELRAGASAQKAISLGFEHAWATILDSNVTTLIAGLALLAFGSGPVRAFAVVHCLGILTSMFSAVFFSRGLVNLWYGGRRKLKSLAIGQVWRPDGATSAPDAGEQ; via the coding sequence ATGAATCGCTATCCTCTCTGGAAATACATCGTCATTCTGGTGGCTCTTGCCATCGGGGTGCTCTACACGCTGCCGAACCTGTTCGGTGAAACGCCGGCGGTACAGATTTCCAGCGTCAAGGCGACCGTCAAGGTCGATCCCTCGACGCTTTCGCGCGCAGAAGACGCGCTCAAGGCACAGAACATCGCCTACAACGGCGCGGTGTTCGACAGCACGGGCAACAACCCGAGCGTGCGTATCCGCTTTGCCGATACCGACACGCAGTTGCGCGCCAAGGACCTTCTCCAGACGGCACTGAACACCGACGCGACCGATCCGACCTACGTCGTCGCGCTCAACCTGCTCTCGGCCTCGCCGGGCTGGCTCACCTCGATTCACGCGCTGCCGATGTATCTCGGCCTCGATCTGCGTGGCGGTGTGCACTTCCTGCTGCAAGTCGACATGGCCGGCGCCATCACGAAGCGTCTGGACGCGGCGGCCGCCGATGCCCGCACGTTGCTGCGCGACAAGAACATCCGCCACAACGGCGTGACGCGCACGGACAACGGCATCGAAGCGGCCTTCAGCTCGCAGGCGGACGCCGATCGCGCCCGCGGCGCACTCACCGACGGACTGCCTGATCTGTCCTACACCACGCAAGCCGGCCCGAACGGGACGTTCAAGGTCGTGGGCGCCTTTACGGAAGTGGCCCGTCGCTCGGTGCAGGACAACGCCGTCAAGCAGAACATCGTCACGCTGCATAACCGGGTGAACGAACTCGGCGTGGCCGAGCCGGTGATTCAGCAGGAAGGGCCGGACCGTATCGTGGTGCAATTGCCGGGCGTGCAGGACACCGCCAAGGCGAAGGACATCATCGGCCGTACCGCAACGCTCGAAGCCCGTCTGGCCGATCCGGACGCCCCGCGCGTCATCTCGGCGGACACGCCGGTGCCGCCGCAGGACGAACTGTTCCTGCACGGCAATGGCGCGCCCGTCATGCTCAAGCGCCAGGTGATCTTCAGCGGCGACCGCATCACCAGCGCGTCGGCGGGCTTCGACGATCACCAGCAACCTTCGGTCAACATCAAGCTCGACGCGGCCGGCGGCCGTGTGCTGCGCGACGTCTCGCGCGACAACATCGGCAAGCCGATGGCGATCGTGCTGTTCGAGAAGGGCAAGGGCGAGGTGCTGACGGTCGCGAACATCCGCAGCGAACTGGGCCAGAGCTTCCAGATCACCGGCATGGGCTCGGCACAAAACGCGAACGATCTGGCGCTGCTGCTGCGCGCCGGCTCGCTCGCCGCGCCGATGGAAATCATCGAAGAACGCACGATCGGCCCGAGCCTCGGTGCCGATAACGTGCAAAAGGGGGTGGACTCGGTGCTGTACGGCCTGATCGCCATCGCCGTGTTCATGATGATGTACTACATGCTGTTCGGCGTGTTTTCGGTCATCGCGCTGTTGTTCAACCTGCTGCTGCTCGTGGCCGTCCTCTCGATGATGCAGGCCACGCTCACGCTGCCGGGTATCGCCGCTATCGCGCTCACGCTCGGTATGGCCATCGATGCGAACGTGCTGATCAACGAACGTATCCGTGAAGAATTGCGTGCCGGGGCATCGGCGCAAAAGGCAATTTCGCTGGGCTTCGAACATGCATGGGCGACCATTCTCGATTCGAACGTGACCACGCTCATCGCCGGTCTGGCGCTGCTGGCGTTCGGTTCGGGCCCGGTGCGCGCGTTCGCGGTGGTTCACTGCCTGGGTATCCTGACCTCGATGTTCTCCGCCGTGTTCTTCTCGCGCGGTCTGGTCAACCTGTGGTACGGCGGCCGTCGCAAGCTCAAATCGCTGGCGATCGGTCAGGTCTGGCGCCCGGACGGTGCGACGAGCGCACCGGACGCAGGCGAGCAATAA
- the purB gene encoding adenylosuccinate lyase: MSDEFSPLTALSPLDGRYASKTDALRPWLSEAAFMRNRVKVEIHWLIALSKAGFAEIAPFSSAAETFLLNLAANFSNADAQRIKDIEKVTNHDVKAVEYWLKEKVQGQAELEKASEFIHFACTSEDINNTSHGMMLKGARDEVLVPALESLVTKLSELAREHAAQPMLSRTHGQPASPTTLGKEIANVAVRLARALERIRRVELLAKMNGAVGNYNAHLSAYPEYDWETFSKAVIEQRLGLTFNPYTIQIEPHDYMAELFDAVARANTILLDLNRDIWGYISVGYFKQKTKAGEIGSSTMPHKVNPIDFENSEGNLGLANAVLRHLADKLPVSRWQRDLTDSTVLRNIGVAFGYSLLAYDSCLRGLGKLEVNPQRLDEDLDNTWEVLAEPVQTVMRRFGVPNPYEQLKELTRGKGITREALQTFIKQLAIPEDAKARLLEMTPANYVGIAESLAKRV, translated from the coding sequence ATGTCCGACGAATTCTCCCCATTGACCGCGCTCTCCCCGCTCGACGGCCGTTATGCCAGCAAGACCGACGCTCTGCGTCCGTGGCTGTCCGAAGCGGCATTCATGCGCAACCGCGTGAAGGTCGAAATCCACTGGCTGATCGCCCTGTCCAAGGCGGGTTTTGCCGAGATCGCCCCGTTCTCGAGCGCGGCGGAGACATTCCTCCTGAATCTGGCGGCCAACTTCTCGAACGCCGATGCCCAGCGCATCAAGGACATCGAGAAAGTCACCAACCACGACGTGAAGGCCGTGGAGTACTGGCTCAAGGAGAAGGTGCAGGGCCAGGCCGAGCTCGAAAAGGCGAGCGAATTCATTCACTTCGCGTGCACGTCGGAAGACATCAACAATACGTCGCACGGCATGATGCTCAAGGGCGCACGCGACGAGGTGCTCGTGCCGGCGCTCGAATCGCTCGTGACCAAGCTGAGCGAACTGGCGCGCGAACACGCTGCCCAGCCGATGCTCTCGCGCACGCACGGCCAACCGGCCTCGCCGACCACGCTTGGCAAGGAAATCGCCAACGTGGCGGTGCGTCTGGCCCGTGCGCTGGAGCGGATTCGCCGTGTCGAGCTGCTCGCCAAGATGAACGGCGCCGTCGGCAACTACAACGCGCACCTGTCCGCCTACCCCGAATACGACTGGGAGACGTTCTCGAAGGCCGTCATCGAGCAGCGTCTGGGCCTGACGTTCAATCCCTACACCATTCAGATCGAACCGCACGACTACATGGCCGAGCTGTTCGACGCCGTGGCCCGCGCCAACACTATCCTGCTCGACCTGAACCGCGATATCTGGGGCTACATCTCGGTCGGCTATTTCAAGCAAAAGACGAAGGCTGGCGAAATCGGTTCGTCGACCATGCCGCACAAGGTCAACCCGATCGACTTCGAGAACTCGGAGGGCAACCTCGGTCTGGCCAACGCCGTGCTGCGCCACCTGGCCGACAAGCTGCCGGTCTCGCGCTGGCAGCGCGACCTGACGGACTCCACCGTGCTGCGCAACATCGGCGTGGCGTTTGGCTACAGCCTGCTTGCCTACGACTCGTGCCTGCGCGGTCTGGGCAAACTGGAAGTGAATCCGCAGCGTCTGGACGAAGACCTCGACAACACGTGGGAAGTGCTCGCCGAGCCGGTGCAGACGGTCATGCGTCGCTTCGGTGTGCCCAACCCGTACGAACAGCTCAAGGAGCTCACGCGCGGCAAGGGCATTACCCGCGAAGCGCTGCAAACGTTCATCAAGCAACTCGCGATTCCGGAAGATGCCAAGGCGCGTCTGCTGGAAATGACGCCGGCGAACTATGTCGGTATCGCCGAATCGCTCGCCAAGCGTGTTTGA
- a CDS encoding cytochrome b/b6 domain-containing protein — protein MKPIRIWDLPTRLFHWSFVVLAVAAYVSAKTGGNAMVYHFWCGYAVLALLIFRLIWGVAGPRYARFSAFVTGPRTLLRSLRGNADGGEASDTAARFAGHTPLGGLSVIAMLLFFGIQVGLGLFSNDDIFNDGPLVKFIDKDTSDMLTGWHLRNQWVLVALVALHVLAIVYYRVVRKKDLIRPMILGDKTLAAPVRPARDDWRVRVGALVLIVLASALVYRLVNLAPAVASLPSY, from the coding sequence ATGAAGCCGATCCGCATCTGGGACTTGCCCACCCGTTTGTTCCACTGGTCTTTCGTCGTGCTGGCCGTCGCGGCCTATGTGAGCGCCAAGACCGGCGGCAACGCCATGGTCTACCACTTCTGGTGTGGCTACGCGGTGCTCGCGTTGCTGATCTTCCGGCTGATCTGGGGCGTCGCGGGCCCTCGCTACGCGCGCTTCTCGGCGTTCGTCACCGGCCCGCGTACGCTTCTGCGCTCACTGCGCGGCAACGCAGACGGCGGCGAAGCGTCCGACACCGCAGCCCGCTTCGCCGGACACACGCCGCTGGGAGGTCTGTCAGTCATCGCCATGCTGCTGTTCTTCGGCATTCAGGTCGGGCTTGGACTGTTCTCGAACGACGACATTTTCAATGACGGACCGCTCGTGAAGTTCATCGACAAGGACACAAGCGACATGCTCACTGGCTGGCACCTGCGCAATCAATGGGTGCTGGTGGCGCTCGTGGCGCTGCATGTGCTGGCGATCGTGTACTACCGCGTCGTGCGCAAGAAGGATCTGATCAGACCGATGATTCTGGGCGACAAGACGTTGGCCGCGCCGGTGCGCCCGGCACGTGACGACTGGCGTGTGCGAGTCGGGGCTTTGGTGCTGATCGTGCTGGCCTCGGCGCTCGTGTACCGGCTGGTCAACCTGGCGCCCGCGGTCGCATCGCTGCCCTCGTATTGA
- a CDS encoding c-type cytochrome — MKFTLAVAALAAAVAPALAQAQFAKADDAVEYRQSALFLLGNHFGRIGAVVKGDAPFNKDDVARNAELVATLSKLPWPAFEGGQTNGKSKAKPEVFSDKAKFKEAADKMETAVAKLNTVAKGGDLASIKTAFGEAAQTCKSCHDNFRAK; from the coding sequence ATGAAGTTCACTCTCGCAGTTGCCGCACTCGCCGCCGCCGTCGCGCCTGCCCTGGCGCAAGCCCAGTTCGCCAAGGCCGACGACGCCGTCGAATACCGTCAGTCAGCACTTTTCCTGCTGGGTAACCACTTCGGCCGCATCGGGGCGGTAGTCAAGGGCGATGCGCCGTTCAACAAGGATGACGTCGCGCGCAACGCCGAACTCGTCGCCACGCTCTCCAAGCTGCCTTGGCCCGCGTTCGAAGGCGGTCAGACGAATGGCAAGAGCAAGGCCAAGCCGGAAGTTTTCTCGGACAAGGCGAAGTTCAAAGAGGCTGCCGACAAGATGGAAACGGCCGTCGCCAAGCTCAACACCGTCGCCAAGGGCGGCGATCTCGCGTCGATCAAGACCGCGTTCGGCGAAGCGGCGCAGACCTGCAAGAGCTGCCACGACAACTTCCGCGCGAAGTAA
- the yajC gene encoding preprotein translocase subunit YajC, which yields MSFLPLVLMFVVLYFIMIRPQMKRQKETRNMLAALTKGDEVVTSGGLAGRISKVGETFVTVEIAENVEINVQKGAITTLLPKGTIKAL from the coding sequence ATGAGCTTCCTGCCGCTCGTGCTGATGTTCGTGGTGCTGTACTTCATCATGATCCGTCCGCAGATGAAGCGTCAGAAAGAGACCCGCAACATGCTGGCCGCACTGACCAAGGGCGACGAAGTCGTGACCTCGGGCGGTCTGGCTGGCCGTATCTCGAAGGTCGGCGAGACCTTCGTGACCGTTGAAATCGCAGAAAACGTCGAAATCAACGTGCAGAAGGGCGCAATCACCACGTTGCTGCCGAAGGGCACCATCAAGGCGCTCTGA
- the secF gene encoding protein translocase subunit SecF: MEFFRIKKDVPFMRHALIFNVISALTFVAAVFFLLTRGLHLSIEFTGGTVMEVAYSQAADLEKIRGEVGKLGYRDVQVQSFGTSRDVMIRLPIQNGPDGKQVTSAQQSDAVMTALKADAPDVSLRRVEFVGPQIGHELFTDGLLALTFVVVGIIIYLSFRFEWKFAVAGVIANLHDVVIILGFFAYFQWEFSLAVLAGVLAVLGYSVNESVVIFDRIRETFRKMRKATVQEVIDHAITTTMSRTIITHASTEMMVLSMFFFGGQTLHYFALALTVGILFGIYSSVFVAAALAMWFGVKREDLIKHSNKDEEEGVDRNDPNFGARV; encoded by the coding sequence ATGGAATTTTTCCGTATCAAGAAAGACGTGCCGTTTATGCGGCACGCCCTGATCTTCAACGTTATTTCGGCGCTCACGTTCGTAGCGGCGGTGTTCTTCCTGCTCACGCGGGGCCTGCACCTGTCGATCGAGTTCACCGGCGGTACGGTCATGGAAGTGGCCTACTCACAGGCGGCCGATCTCGAGAAGATCCGGGGCGAAGTCGGCAAGCTGGGGTATCGCGACGTGCAGGTGCAGAGCTTCGGCACGTCGCGCGACGTGATGATCCGTCTGCCGATTCAGAACGGTCCGGACGGCAAGCAGGTCACCAGCGCTCAGCAAAGCGACGCCGTGATGACCGCGCTCAAGGCCGACGCACCCGACGTCTCGCTGCGGCGCGTGGAATTCGTCGGTCCGCAGATCGGGCATGAGTTGTTCACCGACGGATTGCTGGCGCTCACCTTCGTGGTCGTGGGCATCATCATCTATCTGTCGTTCCGCTTCGAGTGGAAATTCGCCGTGGCCGGCGTGATCGCCAACTTGCACGACGTGGTGATCATTCTGGGCTTCTTTGCCTACTTCCAGTGGGAGTTCTCGCTGGCGGTGCTCGCAGGGGTGCTGGCGGTGCTGGGCTACTCGGTGAACGAATCGGTCGTTATCTTCGACCGGATTCGCGAGACGTTCCGCAAGATGCGCAAGGCGACGGTGCAGGAAGTCATCGACCATGCCATTACGACGACCATGTCCCGTACCATCATCACCCACGCCAGTACGGAAATGATGGTGCTGTCGATGTTCTTCTTCGGCGGCCAGACGCTGCATTACTTCGCGCTCGCACTGACCGTGGGTATTCTGTTCGGTATCTACTCGTCGGTGTTCGTGGCTGCCGCGCTTGCGATGTGGTTCGGCGTGAAGCGAGAAGACCTCATCAAGCACAGCAACAAGGACGAAGAGGAAGGTGTCGATCGCAACGACCCCAACTTCGGCGCACGCGTTTGA
- a CDS encoding glutathione S-transferase family protein: MKLIGALASPYVRKVRIVLAEKKLDYKLELENVWADDTRIQESNPIGKVPCLVMEDGEAVFDSRVICEYLDTLSPVGKLIPPSGRERAEVRCWEALADGVTDAAVQIRVERMYHDEASRSQKLIDRQLGKIRESLRAMARGLDERQWCASNRLTLADVAVVCSLGYLDFRYPEIDWRDAHPNLARHFERMSTRPSVADTAPTDAVPAPATPAAPATSAGPALTAL; encoded by the coding sequence ATGAAGTTGATCGGTGCCCTCGCCAGCCCCTACGTTCGTAAAGTCCGCATCGTGCTGGCTGAGAAAAAGCTCGACTACAAGCTCGAACTGGAGAACGTCTGGGCCGACGACACGCGCATCCAGGAGTCGAACCCGATCGGCAAAGTGCCCTGTCTGGTCATGGAAGACGGCGAAGCCGTGTTCGATTCCCGGGTCATTTGCGAGTACCTCGACACCCTCTCCCCGGTCGGCAAGCTCATCCCGCCCTCGGGTCGCGAACGTGCGGAAGTGCGCTGCTGGGAAGCGCTGGCCGACGGTGTGACGGATGCTGCGGTCCAAATTCGCGTCGAGCGCATGTACCACGACGAAGCGTCGCGCTCGCAGAAGCTCATCGACCGCCAGCTCGGCAAAATTCGCGAAAGCTTGCGGGCGATGGCGCGCGGGCTCGACGAGCGCCAATGGTGCGCAAGCAATCGCCTGACGCTGGCCGACGTCGCGGTCGTCTGCTCGCTCGGTTATCTCGATTTCCGTTATCCCGAGATCGACTGGCGCGATGCGCACCCCAACCTCGCTCGCCATTTCGAGCGCATGTCCACGCGTCCCTCGGTGGCCGATACGGCGCCCACGGACGCCGTGCCCGCGCCTGCGACGCCTGCGGCTCCCGCGACCTCTGCCGGTCCCGCGCTCACCGCGCTCTGA
- the tgt gene encoding tRNA guanosine(34) transglycosylase Tgt: protein MLKFELITTDGQARRGRVTLNHGVVETPIFMPVGTYGSVKAMSPAELVENNAQIILGNTFHLWLRPGLETIAAHGGLHRFMGWDRPILTDSGGFQVFSLGDLRKISEEGVKFASPVNGDRLFLSPEISMQIQRVLNSDIVMQFDECTPYEIDGRPATEVEAGQSMRMSLRWAKRSIDEFNRLENPNALFGIVQGGMYEHLRDESLAGLSELDFHGYAIGGLSVGEPKEDMMRVLEHVAPRLPANKPHYLMGVGTPEDLVAGVAAGVDMFDCVMPTRNARNGWLFTRFGDLKIRNASHKSDTRPLDETCGCYTCRNFSRAYLHHLQRAGEILGARLNTIHNLHYYLTLMQEIRDAIEAHQFDAFVARFKADRARGVQ from the coding sequence ATGCTCAAGTTCGAACTCATCACCACCGACGGGCAAGCCCGCCGGGGGCGCGTCACGCTCAACCATGGCGTGGTCGAGACGCCCATCTTCATGCCCGTGGGCACCTACGGCTCGGTCAAGGCGATGTCGCCGGCCGAACTGGTCGAAAACAACGCCCAGATCATTCTCGGCAACACCTTCCACCTGTGGCTGCGCCCCGGACTGGAGACGATCGCCGCGCACGGCGGCCTGCACCGCTTCATGGGCTGGGATCGTCCGATTCTCACGGATTCCGGCGGTTTTCAGGTATTCAGCCTCGGCGATCTGCGCAAGATCAGCGAGGAAGGCGTGAAATTCGCGTCGCCCGTCAATGGCGACCGACTGTTCCTGTCGCCCGAAATCTCGATGCAGATCCAGCGCGTGCTCAACTCGGACATCGTCATGCAGTTCGACGAATGCACGCCGTACGAGATCGATGGCCGTCCTGCCACGGAAGTGGAAGCGGGTCAGTCCATGCGCATGTCGCTGCGCTGGGCCAAGCGCTCCATCGACGAATTCAACCGGCTGGAAAATCCGAACGCCCTGTTCGGCATCGTTCAGGGCGGCATGTACGAGCATTTGCGCGACGAGTCGCTTGCCGGTCTGTCCGAGCTGGATTTCCACGGTTATGCCATTGGCGGGCTGTCGGTCGGCGAGCCGAAGGAAGACATGATGCGCGTGCTCGAGCATGTGGCGCCGCGCCTGCCGGCGAACAAGCCCCACTACCTCATGGGCGTGGGCACACCCGAAGACCTGGTGGCCGGGGTGGCCGCCGGCGTCGACATGTTCGACTGCGTGATGCCGACGCGCAACGCGCGTAACGGCTGGCTCTTCACGCGCTTCGGCGATCTGAAGATTCGCAACGCGTCGCACAAGAGCGATACCCGCCCGCTGGACGAAACTTGCGGCTGTTACACCTGTCGAAACTTCTCGCGCGCCTATCTGCACCACTTGCAGCGAGCCGGGGAGATTCTGGGTGCGCGGCTCAACACCATTCATAACCTGCATTACTATCTCACGCTGATGCAGGAAATCCGGGATGCCATCGAAGCGCACCAGTTCGACGCGTTCGTCGCCAGGTTCAAGGCCGATCGCGCGCGCGGCGTGCAGTGA
- a CDS encoding LTA synthase family protein gives MNPLPADSPTSVHVHTASHRMPCLLRLSAALVLATWTGNLLLRLLGVATLAPYSPDPMDIRAVWAQTSGREWMHWLWYGLRYDVLLASWGMAMWMLPLAFMRARFAPKPMARTVFSAGVIAWFVVMDGLALAEHFYMRHFGAPFGPQLFSLPGGDGAVMSGFGRDAAIAVVSEAAKHFTSLAMALAGAGCLGAAQAWCTFRFAMVPEREATWRDAVVQVLIVSTVLVLGWGRPAARLMDDTGIGVARAAVLDDHLVNTPVRLVLAFRQYRETGEAHGCPERAAEMALRSRGFADTAALAKALDVARSGEVDGTEGADVTDASHATDGINPTKATAGGAPTAIDATAMLLRAPWHRTPVNDVLAAQPPHVVFGLLEGWGGYGLSLDADGFPIAGAMRRHLQAGWWFRHAVAARADTFGTLEQLLIDSGSKDSLLTDPTSPVVFESAVALPFRQRGYRTVFVYGGARTWRNIDRIVRRQGFDDVVTQADIVARYPHADADGYGVYDGYLWRYVHDMLEDADAQGRPLFVFALTTGNRSPYLVPDDAATGPFDLTKGWRTSPADEVAREARQRGIRAYRYAMDSLGDFIDRLKYSPMGSRTILAATGDHQAPQWRNDDNATLSPFEQYHVPIYLRVPAAYASAARPRLDDFVGHRDIFPTLYRLALSDTPYVGFGEPMFGDVPAVRRYAVAQQRYLFSTSGALDLRSGVTYTHTQDGDPEWLRRQAANARASLALADWFSEMQRRQEPSLPTPMPAPMPDSSVRQPLQRPGRSDR, from the coding sequence ATGAACCCTCTGCCCGCCGACAGCCCGACATCGGTACACGTTCACACCGCCTCGCACCGCATGCCGTGCCTGTTGCGTCTGAGTGCCGCCCTCGTGCTCGCCACGTGGACGGGCAACCTGCTCCTTCGCCTGTTGGGCGTGGCGACGCTCGCGCCGTACTCGCCGGACCCCATGGACATCCGGGCGGTGTGGGCGCAAACGAGCGGGCGCGAATGGATGCATTGGCTCTGGTACGGACTGCGTTACGACGTATTGCTCGCGAGTTGGGGGATGGCCATGTGGATGCTGCCACTTGCCTTCATGCGCGCACGATTTGCCCCGAAGCCGATGGCGCGCACTGTCTTTTCGGCGGGGGTGATCGCCTGGTTCGTCGTGATGGACGGGCTGGCGCTCGCAGAGCACTTCTACATGCGTCACTTCGGTGCGCCCTTTGGCCCGCAACTCTTCAGCCTGCCAGGTGGCGACGGGGCGGTCATGTCCGGCTTTGGGAGGGATGCTGCGATAGCAGTCGTATCGGAGGCCGCGAAACATTTCACCTCCCTGGCCATGGCGTTGGCGGGCGCCGGGTGTCTCGGCGCGGCGCAGGCGTGGTGCACGTTCCGGTTTGCGATGGTCCCCGAGCGCGAGGCGACGTGGCGCGACGCGGTCGTTCAGGTGCTCATCGTCTCGACGGTGCTGGTGCTCGGCTGGGGGCGTCCGGCGGCCCGACTGATGGACGACACGGGCATCGGCGTGGCTCGGGCGGCAGTGCTCGACGATCATCTCGTCAACACGCCCGTGCGACTCGTCCTCGCATTCAGACAGTACCGGGAGACGGGTGAGGCGCACGGCTGCCCCGAACGTGCCGCCGAGATGGCGTTGCGATCGCGTGGCTTCGCAGATACCGCCGCGCTGGCAAAGGCGCTGGACGTGGCGCGCAGCGGGGAGGTCGATGGCACTGAAGGCGCCGACGTCACCGACGCCTCGCATGCTACGGACGGCATAAACCCCACGAAGGCGACTGCCGGAGGCGCTCCGACGGCCATCGATGCCACGGCAATGCTGCTGCGCGCACCGTGGCATCGCACGCCGGTCAACGACGTGCTCGCCGCGCAACCGCCGCATGTCGTCTTCGGGCTACTCGAAGGCTGGGGCGGGTACGGGTTGTCGCTCGACGCCGACGGCTTTCCCATCGCAGGGGCCATGCGCAGGCATCTGCAAGCCGGATGGTGGTTTCGCCATGCGGTTGCGGCCCGTGCCGATACGTTCGGCACACTGGAGCAGTTGCTGATCGATAGCGGCAGTAAGGACTCGCTGCTCACGGACCCCACGTCACCGGTCGTCTTCGAATCGGCCGTCGCCCTGCCATTTCGCCAGCGTGGATATCGAACCGTGTTCGTGTATGGCGGCGCGCGGACATGGCGCAACATCGACCGGATCGTGCGTCGGCAGGGTTTCGACGACGTCGTGACGCAGGCCGACATCGTCGCCCGATATCCTCACGCCGATGCAGACGGCTACGGCGTCTACGACGGTTACCTCTGGCGCTATGTTCACGACATGCTCGAAGACGCCGATGCACAGGGCCGGCCCCTGTTCGTGTTTGCGCTGACGACGGGCAATCGCTCGCCGTACCTCGTGCCTGACGACGCCGCAACGGGGCCGTTCGATCTGACGAAAGGCTGGCGCACGTCTCCCGCCGACGAAGTGGCCCGCGAAGCCCGTCAGCGCGGTATCCGGGCCTACCGGTATGCGATGGATTCGCTGGGGGATTTCATCGACCGTCTCAAGTATTCCCCCATGGGCTCGCGCACGATTCTGGCCGCGACCGGCGATCATCAGGCCCCCCAGTGGCGCAATGACGACAATGCGACGCTATCGCCTTTCGAGCAATACCACGTGCCGATCTATCTGCGCGTGCCCGCCGCCTATGCGAGCGCCGCGCGCCCGCGGCTCGACGACTTTGTCGGTCATCGCGATATTTTTCCGACGCTGTATCGCCTCGCGCTCTCGGACACCCCCTACGTGGGATTCGGCGAGCCGATGTTCGGTGACGTGCCCGCCGTGCGGCGTTACGCCGTCGCGCAGCAACGGTATCTGTTCTCGACGTCGGGCGCACTGGATCTGCGCAGTGGCGTGACGTACACGCACACGCAAGACGGCGATCCTGAATGGCTCAGACGGCAAGCTGCGAACGCGCGCGCGTCGCTCGCGCTCGCGGACTGGTTCAGTGAGATGCAGCGCCGTCAGGAGCCCTCGCTGCCGACGCCAATGCCAGCGCCAATGCCGGATTCATCCGTTCGGCAGCCCCTGCAACGACCGGGCCGATCCGACCGATAG